A window from bacterium encodes these proteins:
- a CDS encoding SRPBCC domain-containing protein, with translation MQKQRYTITINASKQKVWNTMLEDATYREWTRAFNPGSYFEGSWEKGSEIRFLGPDPSSGKTGGMYSRIHDIRPNEFVSIEHLGFIQDGKVDTTSDEVKKWTPSFETYTFSEKDGVSEVLVEVDVAEEMVDEFQDMWPKALQELKVLAEK, from the coding sequence ATGCAAAAGCAGCGCTACACGATCACGATCAACGCCTCCAAGCAAAAGGTCTGGAATACCATGCTGGAGGACGCCACCTACCGCGAATGGACGCGCGCCTTCAACCCGGGATCCTACTTCGAGGGCTCCTGGGAGAAGGGCAGCGAGATCCGCTTTCTCGGCCCTGACCCGTCGTCCGGCAAGACCGGCGGCATGTACTCCCGGATTCACGACATCCGGCCAAACGAGTTCGTCTCCATCGAGCATCTCGGGTTCATCCAAGACGGAAAGGTCGATACGACGAGCGATGAGGTAAAGAAGTGGACACCTTCCTTCGAGACCTACACCTTCAGCGAGAAGGACGGCGTCTCTGAGGTCCTGGTCGAGGTGGATGTCGCGGAAGAAATGGTCGATGAATTCCAGGACATGTGGCCGAAGGCCCTGCAAGAGCTGAAAGTACTGGCGGAGAAGTAG